One Brassica napus cultivar Da-Ae chromosome A1, Da-Ae, whole genome shotgun sequence genomic region harbors:
- the LOC106425397 gene encoding uncharacterized protein LOC106425397 encodes MTARALEGDFRVLGEEVQDETMEEIGEHGRPPGDPPDAPGSWVKKVLGCNEGGMHVPEEIVDETFVEANLKLEFPNGEDGEPVITIGEEVLSAMNSLWKRCMIVKVLGRSITLLSLTRRLKELWKPAGSMFVMDLPKNFFMVRFGVEEEYMNALSGGPWRAFGSYLMVQAWTPEFDPLRDEIVTTPVWVRLAHIPVNFYHKTILIGIAKGLGKPIKVDCTTLKVERARFTRICVEVNLNKPLKGTVMINGERYCISYEGISMICSSCGMYGHLACSCPRKVLEKTPINAVVPVERTQKSTEVAGMDTDFILVRQARKGLTQNGQRRVTLRSNESREMVGNKTLIGSKSRGDRQESMSEEIRVSNRFGGLNVEEDMEEQVEESGNREENKENENTTNIVSEGASKETGKEFSFGNNGNRGNRQPARLGPKDKKISNMRGPNPHKTKLRNVGPMRGLVFGPISGESGLSARGKRLRVEKENVGRPDGVFAGDGELDRNEKNSGHVYDKNNTHVQFSEMENLELNEAEASASQEREVLESVET; translated from the coding sequence ATGACGGCTAGGGCTTTGGAGGgtgattttagggttttgggtgAGGAAGTGCAGGATGAGACTATGGAAGAGATCGGGGAGCATGGGAGACCGCCCGGAGATCCACCGGATGCTCCAGGCTCTTGGGTGAAGAAGGTATTAGGGTGCAATGAAGGAGGCATGCATGTACCGGAGGAGATTGTGGACGAGACTTTTGTGGAAGCAAATCTGAAACTGGAGTTCCCTAATGGTGAGGATGGAGAACCGGTGATAACGATTGGAGAGGAGGTTTTGAGTGCTATGAATAGTTTATGGAAGAGATGTATGATTGTTAAGGTCTTGGGGAGGAGTATCACATTATTGAGCTTAACGAGAAGGTTGAAGGAGCTATGGAAACCTGCGGGATCAATGTTTGTGATGGATCTCCCGAAGAATTTTTTCATGGTTCGTTTTGGAGTAGAGGAGGAGTATATGAATGCGTTATCAGGTGGCCCATGGAGGGCTTTTGGGAGTTACCTTATGGTGCAAGCATGGACGCCCGAGTTTGATCCGCTGAGGGACGAGATAGTTACGACACCGGTTTGGGTTCGTTTAGCACATATCCCAgttaatttttatcataaaacgATACTGATAGGGATTGCCAAGGGGTTAGGAAAACCGATCAAGGTGGACTGTACCACGTTAAAAGTCGAAAGAGCTAGATTTACGAGAATTTGTGTGGAGGTTAACCTTAATAAGCCATTGAAAGGGACAGTGATGATTAATGGTGAGAGGTACTGCATATCATATGAAGGAATCTCGATGATCTGCTCGTCATGTGGTATGTATGGACATCTAGCCTGTTCATGCCCACGTAAGGTACTGGAGAAAACTCCTATAAATGCGGTTGTTCCAGTGGAAAGGACACAAAAGAGTACGGAGGTTGCAGGTATGGATACAGATTTTATCCTAGTGAGACAGGCGAGGAAAGGCCTAACTCAGAATGGGCAGAGAAGAGTTACACTGCGGAGTAATGAAAGTAGGGAGATGGTAGGAAACAAGACGTTGATCGGTAGTAAAAGTCGGGGGGATCGTCAAGAGAGTATGTCGGAGGAGATAAGGGTTTCGAATAGGTTTGGAGGGTTGAATGTGGAGGAGGATATGGAGGAACAAGTGGAGGAGAGTGGGAATAGAGAAGAgaataaagaaaatgagaaTACTACTAATATAGTTTCTGAAGGAGCGAGCAAAGAGACTGGAAAGGAATTCTCGTTTGGAAACAATGGGAACAGAGGGAACCGACAGCCTGCTCGATTGGgtccaaaagataagaagatTAGCAACATGAGAGGCCCAAATCCTCATAAGACCAAACTGAGAAATGTTGGGCCTATGCGGGGTTTGGTGTTTGGCCCAATAAGTGGGGAGAGTGGCTTATCGGCGAGAGGGAAGAGACTACGAGTAGAGAAGGAAAATGTCGGCCGACCAGATGGTGTTTTCGCAGGAGATGGGGAGCTAGACAGAAATGAGAAGAATTCTGGGCATGTGTACGATAAAAATAACACTCATGTGCAATTTTCAGAGATGGAGAATCTGGAATTGAATGAGGCAGAAGCTAGTGCGAGCCAAGAACGAGAAGTCCTGGAGAGTGTGGAGACATAA